The following is a genomic window from Candidatus Binatia bacterium.
AAGACGCGCGACATCGATGCGACGGTTGCCCAGACGCGGCAGCTGCAGAAGGCGGGCGCCGCCGTGGTGCGTATCGCCGTCGACAGCGACAAAGAGGTGGCGGCGTTGAAGGAAATCCGCGCCCAAACGGACGCCACGCTCGCCGTCGACTTGCAGGAGAATTACCGCCTGGCCGTGAAAGTGGGGCCGTATGTCGACAAGATCCGTTACAACCCGGGCCACTTGCACCACGTCGAGCGCGACAAGCCGATACGCGACAAGGTGGCCTGGTTGGTGTCTGTCGCCCGCGACACGGATTGCGCCATTCGTATCGGTGTCAACTGCGGTTCGGTGGCGCCGGAGTTCTTGGCGCGATCTCCGGGCGACCAGCTCGAAGCCTTGGTGCAGTCCGCCATTGGTCACGCTGATTTGATGGAGGAGATCGGCTTCGACCGGTTTGTGGTGTCGCTGAAGGACTCCGATCCGTGGAAAGTGATCGAGGCGAACACGCGTTTTGCTGCCGCCCGGCCGCAAGTGCCTCTCCACCTCGGCGTCACCGAGGCGGGCATGCCGCCAGAGGGCGTGATCAAGACGCGGTTGGCGCTCGAAAAACTTCTGGCGCAGGGCATCGGCGACACCATCCGCGTCTCGCTCACGCTGCCGAACGAGCGCAAGCACGAAGAGGTCGAGGTTGGCCACGTCATCCTCGACGACGTGGCGCACGGCCGGTTCATTTCGGTGCCGGACTTCGGCCAGGGACTGAACATCATCTCGTGCCCCAGTTGCTCGCGTGTTGAGAACGAGAGTTTCGTCGAGCTGGCCGCGCAGGTGCGGGAGCTCACCCGCTACGCGCAGCAGTATCGCATCACCATTGCCGTGATGGGTTGCCGGGTGAACGGCCCGGGCGAAACCGACGACGCGGATCTCGGCCTGTGGTGCGGTCCCTCGACCGTGAATCTGAAAAGGAAGGACGTGAAAGTCGGTGTCTTCGGCTATGAGCAGGTGCTGCCGCGGCTGCGTCAGGAGCTTGATCGGCTGATCGCCGAGCGCACAGGCGTGCGCGTAGCTTGACGCCCGGTTAGGTTTTACGGCATGAAGCCCGCGACCATGGCGTTTGGACCGACAGCGCTGCCGAAGATGATGATCGGCTTCGTTGTGCGCCGCTGCACCGTCGAGGTCGGCCACAAGCCCTCCCCGGAGGAGTTCGCGGCGTGGGCGAATAACTACAACGACGGTGACCGCACCTGCAGCCTCTTTGGCCGACCCATCAGCGTGGACGAGGCTCGATTGATCTTGCGGCATCCGGCGCGGCCGGTGAGCGCCCGGAGCGCGGCGCCGTACGAATGTGTGGCCGCTGCCGACACCCTGACGAGCACTGGATCCGCCACGGTCATCTCGCTGCCCGCAATCAAGGCACGATTGAAAGCACGTGCGAAGTGAGCGGTCAGCTGTCAGCGTTCAGCTATCAGCTTTCGAAGGCATGTCTTGTATTGGTCATTGTTCCTCAAAGCTGACGGCTGAAAGCTGATCGCTGAAAGCTCTATCCCATGCGTCCCCGCGATCTCGCTGCACTGGAATTTGATCACGTTCGCAACCGGCTGGCGGACTTTGCGTGCTCGCCGGCGGGGAAGGATGCCTGTGGTGCGCTGGTACCGACCGGCGAGCGCGGGCAAGCCGAGCCAGCCCTGGAAGCTGCCTGGCAATGCTTCCGGCTTCTGGAGCAACAGGGCAATATCCCGCTGTCGGAGTTCCCTGATATTCGTGCTTCCTTGCGTACGGCAGCGCGCGAGGGCGCCGTTCTCGACGGCAAAGCTCTGGTCGAGATCCGCAGCGTTCTGACCGTCCTGCACGACACCCGTGCCTTTTTGAAGAAACACGCGAGGCCGTTTCCGGCTTTGGCGGAGCTGCCCGATCAACTCGTGCCACTACCCTCGCTGCACCAGACGCTGGCGCGGGCTCTGGATGAAAACGGGGATGTCAGCGATGACGCTAGTGACGAACTCGCAGAGGTGCGGCGCACGATCCGGCATCTTCGGCAAAAGCTGACGCGACGCCTGGAAGAGCTGTTGGTGCAGCCCACGATGGCTGAGCTGCTCGGCGATCGCTACGTCACGCTCCGCAACAATCGGTTCGTCCTCCCGATCAAGACGGCCATGGCCAATCAGTTCAACGGCGTGGTGCAGGACCGTTCAGTGTCCGGCGAAACCGCGTTCATCGAGCCGCTGTTCGCGGTCGAGCTCAACAACCATCTGTTGATGGCCAGCAAGGAAGAGGAGTGGCTGGTGCGCCGGATTCTCGGCGACCTGACCGCGTTGGTGCGCGCCGAACACGAGACCCTCATCGCCAGCTTTGCCGCCCTGGTGGAAATCGATACGCTGGTCGCGCGTGCGAAGTTTGCGCAACGCTACCGCTGTACGCAGCCGCGCTTTGATCAGGAAGTAATGCTTGAACAGGCGCGCCACCCCTTGTTGATGTTCGCCGGGCGCGAACTCACCCCGGTCGACCTGTACATCCCGGCGGGGAAACGCGTGCTGGTGATTACCGGTCCGAATACGGGCGGCAAGACGGTGGCGTTGAAGACGCTGGGGCTGATGGCGCTCATGGCGCAGAGCGGTATGTTGATTCCGGTTGCCGAAGGCGGCCGCCTGCCGTGCTTTGAGGCGATCTACGCCGACATCGGCGATGAACAGAACGTCGA
Proteins encoded in this region:
- a CDS encoding flavodoxin-dependent (E)-4-hydroxy-3-methylbut-2-enyl-diphosphate synthase gives rise to the protein KTRDIDATVAQTRQLQKAGAAVVRIAVDSDKEVAALKEIRAQTDATLAVDLQENYRLAVKVGPYVDKIRYNPGHLHHVERDKPIRDKVAWLVSVARDTDCAIRIGVNCGSVAPEFLARSPGDQLEALVQSAIGHADLMEEIGFDRFVVSLKDSDPWKVIEANTRFAAARPQVPLHLGVTEAGMPPEGVIKTRLALEKLLAQGIGDTIRVSLTLPNERKHEEVEVGHVILDDVAHGRFISVPDFGQGLNIISCPSCSRVENESFVELAAQVRELTRYAQQYRITIAVMGCRVNGPGETDDADLGLWCGPSTVNLKRKDVKVGVFGYEQVLPRLRQELDRLIAERTGVRVA